The Streptomyces sp. NBC_00102 genome segment CCGTCCCAGGCTGCGGCCGGGCCCATGCCCTGGCTCTCGAAACCGCCCGCGATGGTCCGGCTGCCCTCGTTGGCGCGCGCCGAGGTGGCGACGAGTCCGCCGAACGCGGTGACGTACAGGTGCCCGGGAATGGGTTTGGCGGCGCCGCGCAGCACGATCAGGCCGCCGGTCTCCACGGACTGCCCCGAGGCAGCCTTCTGGACGGAGGTCATGGAGGTGACCATGTCGCGGTCGGCACGGTCGCCCAGGTACTCGGGGGCCGTGGCCAGCCGCCCCTTGACCCGGACGAGGACGGTCTGGGTGACATCCGCGTGCTTGCGGACCAGCGGGACGTAGACGCCCGTGTCGAGCAACTGGCCCTTGTGCGTCTGGAGGTTGAGGCCGGACAGGGCGGACGTGAGGGCCCGGCTGTTGTTCCGCATCCGGTCGTGGTTGGCCTCGTCGATCCACCAGTTGCGCCGGTGCAGCCGGTTCCGGTCGTCCGGGCCCTGCCAGGCGGGCAGGATGCCGTACAGCCGGTCGTCCGTCGCGAAGATCCGCTCGATGCCCGCCAGCAGGTCCGTGGTGTCGAGCCCGGTCATGCTCACGCTGGCACCCTTGGGCCCGGCCGGCATGATGCGGCCGAAACCGGACGGCTTGTCGAACGACGTCTCGGGCGCCGTCACGCCCTCGGGCAACGGCAGTCCCAGTTCGTCGGCCTCGGTGACGCTGAGCCGGAACCACAACCGCACCGTGGTCTCGGCCGGTTTGTCGCCGTGCACCCGGCGGGCCGGGGACACCGGGCCAGTCCCCCTGACCCGTACGCGGACCTGCGCGAGGTAGAGCACCTCGTCCTCGCCGATGTCCACGCCGTGTTTCAGGGCGAGAGCCCGTGTGGTGGACTCGAACCTCGAACGCGACCACTCCGTGCCCGGCTGGAGGAAGACGCGGGCCTTCGGGCCTCCCGCGCCGATCCCCACACCGACGCCGGGTCCGACCATGGCGACCGACTGCGAAGAACCGGACGTCTTCTGCTTGAGCGCCGTCACCGCCTTGTGCCGGGGCCGCAGCATGTTCGACGGCGTCCCCTTGGACGAGGAGGCGGTCTCCGCCGCGTCGGCCGGGGCGCTCTCCTCCGGCGTGCCGGCAGAGACGGTCACCTCCGGTGTGCCGCCGTCCCTGACGGGCTGCTTGCCCTTGGCGCTGCTGCTCGCCGTGGTCTCCGGTTCGGTCTCCGGCGTCGTCTCCGATTCGGTTTCCGGTGCGGGCCGGTTCACGGGTATCGGCGTGACCGAGAGGACATCGGCGGTGAGCCGTACGGCGCCCTTCGTTGTGCCGTCGGCGCCGACGAGGTCGAGGGAGGTCACCGGGCCGCCGAGTATGCGCCGGATGTCGCGGGTGAGAGCGCCGGCCGAGGCCATGCCGAAGGCGAGGCTGCGGCCGGGGCTGCCAGGACCGGTGAGCGCGGGGTGCACGCTGGAGGCGATCGCGTCGAAGAGACCGCCCCCGCCCTGGAGCGGGCTGCCCGGGTCGGTGGTGACCGGGCTCATCGAGGGCGACAGCGCCAGCTTCCGGCTTGTACCGGAGTCCAGAGCAGTGGGCTGCGAAGGCTGCGGATCCGCCGTGTCGGGCACCAGATCCGCGGTCGGCACCCGGAACGTCATCCGGCTGTCCGCGCTGAAGGTGCGCTGCGGCCCGCCGGCGCGGGAGACCCGCACGTTCCACTGCACCGGCCGGGAGACATCGACGCTGCCGTCGCGCCCCGTGATCTTGTTCAGGTCCGTGGTACCGGCAACCCGGGTGTCCGCCTTGCCGAGCACGTGGTAGCCCAGATTGACGTTGGCGGAGACACCCGCGAGCAGCGCGGGCTGCGGGGTCGGCAGCAGCGCGGTCCCGGTGACGCGCAGGACCGGCCCGCTGCTCCTGGAGGACTGCTGTATGACGTCGTTGCCGCTCTCCAGCTGAGTGAAGTGCCGCATCACGTCGTCCGGTCCGAGATTCCCGGACGACACCGTAGTGATGATCGGTCGCGGCTCCCGCGAGGCACGCTCCAGGGAGACCGTGACGTCGTACCAGCCGTCGCGGCCCCGGACCTGGAACGACTGCCCAGGGCCGATGAACGACGCGGGGTCCGCGTCGAGGGCATCGATGACGTCCCGGGCGGAACCGCCCTCGGTGCCCAGCTCGATCCGTTCCCTGAGCCACAGGAGGTCGGTGGCCGGGACGTCGTGCAGGGTCGTGTGGCCGGGGGCCCGCATGCTCGACAGGTAGGCGGGCAGCCGCCATCTCAGGATCTGCCGGCCCGCCTCGCGCGCCGCCGCGATGGCCTGGTCGTGCCTGTCCCGAACCTCGGCCAGGGTACGCGCCGTGCGCCCCTCGACCGAGTCGAGCAGCGAGGTGACCTGGGCGCGCAGCTGCCTGACCTCCGCCATCCGACCGCTGCGGCCCCGCTTCGCCGCCTGCCAGGTGTCGACCGCGGCCATGATGGAGTTCAGCTGCCGGCGGGCGAGCGCGTCGTTCTCCGGCCGGGTCCTGCCGTCCTTCAGCCAGGTCTCCACGGCCGCGTCCACCGCGCCCAGTTCCTTCGAGCGGCGCACCCACCAGTGCGAGGCCGACCGCTCCCGCCAGTTCTCGAACAGGGAGTGGTCGCCCGCCGGGGGCAGGGTGCCGTTGGCCGTGGGCGGGACGCCGAACGGGCCGGGGGAAGCGGCTGCCTGGGCCCGCGCCGAGTCAGCCAAGGCGCCCGGAGAGGCGAAGGTAGAGGCGTCCAGCGCCTCAGGGAGGAACAGCCCTGCCCGCTCCGGCGTCGGCGGATCGAGCCAGCTGAGGTCCGGGCCGAGTTCGATGGACTGCATCACGGCCGCCCGGTAGAGCGGCCGTTCGCTCACCCGGCCACGCTGCCCGTCGATCCAGTAGATGCGGCCCTTGTGATTGACGGCGTTGATGGAGTGCGAAGGGCTCGTCAGGGACCGATTCCTCCCTTCCGGCTGGAACACGATGAGCGCGGAGGAACCGTGGCCGCCTCTGCGCAGGCGCGCCGCCACGCTGTTCCATGCCTGATCGGACGAGGACGTTCCGTCCGGTCGGTACTCCGGGCTACGCCATTGAGCGCGCAGCCAGGCAACGGTTCTGTTGTTGGCCCTGTCCTCGACGACAGGGGCGGCGGTGGGGTCGGCGGGGTCAATGGTGTGGACGACGGGTGCGGCGGCGGTGGGTACGCCGTGCCAGGACAACAGCACGCTCCGCGTGACGTCCGAGCAGTTCGCGAGCCAGGCCGGGTCGTTCGTCCGGGCCCCGTTGACGCGCCGCACCCACTCCGCGGAGCCCGCGTCGGTGGCCATGCCGTTACGGACGTGGGCCTCGTTGAGGGCTCTGACGGGACCGCTCATCATGTAGAAAGCGCCCCGAGGATCGGGGAAGCGTTTGAAGGAGTTGTCCTTGGCGCGGGGGAAGACGGAGGTCAGCACCCGCTGATGCTCGCCGTTGGCGTTCCGTCGCAGACTTCCCGGCTGGTCACCGTACAAGCGGGTCGCGGTCTCCAGCTCGCTCGTGAGACGGGCGAGCCTGTCCGGGTAGGAAGGACCGCCTTCCGGACCCGCGCTCGCGGATGCCGGCGGGGCAAGGGAGACGAGGGTGCTCGGACCGGCCGCCGAGGACCCCGCCGTCGGCAGGGGCGGCTGGGGGCCGTCGTTGCCGTCCGTGCCCCGCCTGCCGTCCTGAGCGCGCTTGTTGCGCCTGCCGAACCCGAGCATGCCCGATGAGGCGAGCGCGTCCGGCAGGCCGCTGCTTTCGCGGGTGGCGAGGCCGGCAGCGGGCGTGGTCGTACTCGACGGGGTCGTAGACGTCGTACTCGTGGCAGGGGCGGTGACCGGGTCGGTACGCACGGGATCACTTGGAGGCAGCCGGACCTCACCGGACTGGGTCAGGACCGCTGCCGTCGGCTGACCGACCGGCGCGGGGTTGGGGCCATCGAGCGTGGCGGTGCCATCGAGCGTGGTGAGCGCGGTGTCGGTCGTGGACTCGATGCGGGCGAGGGTCTCGGTGACCGTGGGCCGGCTGACGGGGGGCAGGCCAGGGGTCGGGTCCAGGAGCTGGCTCGGATCCTGGCTCGAATCCTGGTTCTGATCGCGGGTGCCGCGGGTGCCGCGGGTGCTCGGCGGGAGGGAGAGGCCCGCACTCGTCAGGAGGTGCTGGGCCAGGGCCAGCGGGCTGTTCGGTGGCGCGTCCAGGGTGTTGGGGCGGAACTGAACGCTGGGTTCGGCTTCGTCGCCGGTCCGGGCGGGATCGGTGACGAGTTCGAGGGTGTACGGGGTGCCGTGCGCGGCGGGAATCAGGGTGAGGTCGACGCGCACGCGGTCCTGGGAAGTCGGGAGTTGGGGGCCGGTGCCGACGAGAGCGGCGACCTGGTCGCGGACGTTCCGCTGGACGTCGGTGAACTGCTCGGGTGTGAGGGAGGCCGGGACGTCCACCGGGAGGGTGAGGACGACCTCACGCGTCCAGCCGCCCGAGGCCTCGGGGACCCTGCGGACGTGCAGGGTGACGTCTTCGGGTGCGCCGGGGGTCGTGTGGTCGGTCAACGGGACGTCGGACGTGGGGGCGCCGGTCACCGGAGTGTCGGTGACGGGGGCGTCGGAGGTGGGGGTGTGGGACTCCGTGGGACCGGAGGACGTGCCGTCGGGCGTGGTGGTGTCCGCTGCGGTGGTTCCGGGCGCGTCGGTGCCGGGTGTGGTGGTGCCGGGCATGCGCTGGACGGTCGGGGAGGCGGAGGTCTCGGAGTTGTCGGGGGTGGCGGCGGTTGTGCCGATCGGCTTGGGGGTTCCGGAGGTGGTGCCGGTGCTCTCCGGGGTCACCGGGGTCTTGGGGGCGGTGGGGGTCTCGCCGGTGGGGGCGGTGCTCGTGCCGGTGCCGGTGCCGGTGCCGGTGCCGGTGCTGGTGGGGGTGGGGGTGGGGGTGGGGGTGCTGGTTCCCGTGTCCGTGGCCGTGGGCGCGTCGTCTTCGGGTGTGGTGCTGGCGTTGTCCCCGGTGGCGACGGAGTTGGGGTGATGGGAGATTTGGTGGTCTTCGGGGGCAGCCGGGTTGAGGAGTGTGGAGTTGGATTTCCCTTCGGGGTTGATCGAGTTGGGCGGCGTGGAGTTCGACTGATCTCGGGAGGTCCCCGCGTTGGGCAGTGTGGGGTTCGACTTGTCGTCTGGGCTTACCGGGTTGGGCTGGGTGGTCGGCTCGGGTCGGGTGCTGGGGGGCGTGGGAGTCGGCGTGGACGTGGACGTGGGCGTGGGAGTCGGCGTGGGCGTGGGCGTGGGAGTCGGCGTGGACGTGGGCGTGGGAGTCGGCGTGGGCGTGTGGGTGGAGGTGGGGGTGGGGGTGGTGGTGGCCGGGGTGGTGGTGGTCTGCGTGAGGTCGGGGCGGATGTAGGCGGGGTCGAGGGTGCCGATCGTGGTGATGGCGTCGGGGTCGAGGGGGTCGGGTGTCCTCGTGAGGGGCGTCGGGGTGAGGGGCGTCGGGGTGAGGGGTGTGGTGGTGGGAGGTGTGGTGGTGGAGTGGGGTCCGGTGAGGCTGAGGTCGGGCCCCGTGAGGTTGGGGCCCGTGAGGTTGGTGGTGGTGAGGATGGGGGTGGGGCTGGGGCTGAAGAGGTGGGTGGGGTGGGGGCTGGGGTTGGAAGTGGTGGGGTTGTGGGTGGGGTTGGTGGTGAGGTTGGGGGGTGTGGGGGTGGGTGTGCCGGTGGTGGTGAGGCCGGAGAGGTTGGGGCCGGTGCCGTCGGGGCCGGTCCAGGTCTGGGTGTTGAGGGGGGTGTTGAGGTTCTGGTACTTCCATCGGGCCAGGGCGGTGGCGCCTTCGATGAGGCCGCTGCCGAGGAGGCCGGTGGTCACGGCGCTGACGCCGGCGCCGAGCATGCTGCCGGTGTCGAATCTGAGTGTTCCGTGCCACAGGAGGTCGCTGAACATGACGCCGGTGGGTTCGCCGACGCCTTCGGCGACGCCGTCGGCGAGGCTCTTGACGACTTCGTTGGTGAACTTGCCGCCGGGGGTGTCCTTGGGCAGGTGGGTGAGGGGGTCGAGGAGTTTGCGGGTGACCTCGGTGGAGATGCTGGCGAAGTAGCCCACGGTGGCGCTCTCGGCGATGTCGCGCCAGTCGAACTTCTTCTGCCGCAGCTCGGTGGGGGCGGCGGTCATCATGGTGAGCTGGGAGAGGAACTCGATGAGTCCCTCTTCGATGGCTTCGTCGAGGCCGGGGACCATCCGGGAGTGGCTGGAGAGGAAGTGCATGATGGTCAGGAGCTGGAGGCGGGTGCGGGCCTTGACGGTGGCGGCCTGGAGGAAGGAGAGGCCGCCGGTGAAGTAGGCCATCGCGGACAGCGCGGCCAGGATCATGAGGCAGAACGCGAGCTCGTACTCCATGTTGATCTTGGCCTTGAGGATGATCTGCGCGTAGGTGCGCTGACCGTCGCCGACCTGCACGGAGAATTCGCCGACCATGCGCAGCATGCCCCGGCCGGTGGGCCCGCCGGAGACCTTCTCGACCGCGCCCTTGTAGCTGTCGCCCGTGGTGCCGGGCAGTGCGCCCTTGACCTTGTCCACCGAGTCGTCCAGCTCGGTCGCGAGTGCCTCGATTCTGAGCGAGTACCGGTAGTACACCCCGGCCAGCTCGTTCGCCGCCCGGGCGTTCGCCTCGGGCGGGAGGCTGCCGAGCAGGCCCCAGAACATCGCCAGCTCGAGCTCGGAGAACTCCAGGTAATCACGCGGCAGCATCGACAACTCCCACAAAACGGTGGCGGGTCGGCAGGCCAGGAGTGCCGAGAGGAATCCGGCACATCGCGCGTGCTTCCTCGGAAATCCGTGTGTGGTGAGCTGATGTCGCCACCTCGTCAGGGAATTTCCGCCGGTCCACGCCCGGCCGGTCCGCGCGCCCGTCCATGCTCCGCCTTATTTCTCACGACCGGGCTTCCGCTCCGTGCCGGTTCGAAGACGGCGGTTCGGTAGCGCCCCGGTACGGCCTCGCACGCCATGTCGGCTGCGACGTCTTTGGGCAGCTCAGGGCGTGTGGTGCAAGCCAATTGGCAGGCGCAAAAGTAGACGGGGCGCCTTGGTGTGGCCTTGCCGTCCACTTGCCGGAGTCCGGCACCGTCGCACGCGCGCACGCGGCAGAGGAAACAGAAGGGTAACGGGCGCTGAATCAGCGGCTCCTGGCGGGTGCCCGGCTACGGGTTCGGCGGCCCACGCGCATGCCGTGAACCATCGGGCGCGACGACTCGTAGCAGGGGTGCGAGCGGACGCCGTACGGCGCGACGCTGTCCCAGTCCCATCAGGAGGACGTCATGAAGAACCTGAAGAATATGAAGAGCGAGAAGAACGCGGGGGCCAAGAAGAACGGACTGAGGACCCTGGGCCTCGGGGCCGCCGGAGCCCTGGCCCTCACCGCCCTGGTGAGCGGCACGACCCCGGCGTCGGCTGCCTCCTACACGTCGTTCAAGAACGCGCACACCGGTCTCTGCCTGGCCGGTGCCACTGACCGCACGGTGAGCCAGTATTCCTGCTCGACCCAGGACAGCGCCGCCATCGCGTGGACCCTGACGAACAACGTGGCACCCTTCCCGTTCGGCATGCTCAAGAACTCCAAGACGGGCATGTGCCTGGACACCAATGGCGCGGACGTCTACCTGTCCGGGTGCGTCAGCGAGGACGCGGGGCAGTCATGGTGGTTCAACGGTGACAAGGTGGTCAGCCTGCTGAACGGCCGCTCGCTGACCGGCTGGAACGCCGACGGTGTCGCCGTGGTGGCCGATGGCGAGGCGGACGTCCTCAACAAGCAGCGCTGGAGCTGGTGATCACATCTCCCGTGCCGTGAACCAGGTCGCGGTACGGCTCGTAGGAGTGGTCGGCAGATACCCCCGTATTACGGCACCAAGCCGTTCCAGGCTCACCAGGAGAAGTTCATGAGTGACAAGCCGAGCGACAAGCCGCGCAACAGGCTGCGGAGCAAGCTGAGGACCGCCGCTTACGGGGCGGCGGGAGGCCTTGCGCTCACCGCCGTCCTGGTGAGCGCACCGGCTCAGGCGTCGGCCTCCAGCACCCTCAACTACCGGAACGCGCACACCGGTCTCTGCCTGGCCGGTGCCACCGACCGCACGGTGAGCCAGTACTCCTGCTCGGTCGCCAGTCAGTTCGCCCCCGGTGTCACCTGGCAGTGGGTCAATGACGCGCCTCTCGGCCTGCTGAAGAACACCGCGACGGGCATGTGCCTGGACACCAATGGCGCGGACGTCTATCTGTCGGGGTGCAACACGGCCGACCGCGGGCAGCTCTGGATGTACACCGCCGGTTCCTACCAGCTCACCAGCCTCCTGGCCGGCGGGGCGCTGACCGGCTGGAACGCGGGCACGGTCTCCGTGTCGCCGGTGGGGGACGTGGACGTGATCAACAAGCAGCACTGGAGCATGTAGCGGGATTCGTGGGCCCGCCACGTCCCCGGGCCCGTGCCCGAGTGCAAGGGCGGCGCCCCGGGGCCCACGGACGCAACGGACGCAACGGACGCTGGACCTGGTTCACGTCACACGTGCCGTGAACCAGGTCGCGGCCCGGCTCGAAGCAGTGGTCGGCAGATCCGTACCACGGCACCACGCCGTTCCGGTCCACCAGGGCAAGTCATGAGCGACAAGCCGGGCAGCAAGCTGCTGAAGACGTCGCGGGGCAGCTGAGAACGGCCGCGCTCGGCGCCGCGGGAGGTCTCGTGCTCACCGCCACCTTGGCGAGCAGCCCGGCTCAGGCAACGGCCGGTTCCTACGGAAGGAAGCAGAACGTGCGCACCGGCCCCTGCCTGGCCGGGAAGGACCGTACGGTGAGCCAGTCCAGCTGTACCGCGATCAGCAGCCAGAACAACCCTGGTGTCCACTGGTCCTGGGTGGACAGCGCCTGGTCCAGCGGCAGGTTGCGGAACTACGGCACGGGTCGGTGCCTGGACACCCATGGTGACACGCGCTACCTGTCGGGCTGCGTCGGTGAGGGACACGGGCAACAGCGGATGGCCGTCGGCTACCACCTCATCAACCGGGACGGCGCCCGGCCAGGGAAGTGACTGGCCGGGCAGCGCTGCCGTTCCGCCGAGGATCAGGACTGTATTCCACGCTTCTCCAGAGCGGCCTTGAGGGCCCGTACGGCGTAATAGGTACGGGACTTCACGGTGCCCTGCGCGATGCCGAGCGCGGCGGCGGCCTCCGCGACGCTGTGTCCCAGGAAGTGCATGTGATGCAGGATCTGCCGCTGCTGCGGGGTCAGGTCGGTCAAAGCGTCGTGCACGATGTGCCGGGTCAGGGTCCGCTCGATCTCGTCGGCCACGGGGAGTGTCACACGGTCCAGGGGACAGGCGGTGGCGGGCCGGATCAGGCGCGCCCGGTGATCGTCTATCACCAGGTTGCGCACGACGGTGAACAGCCAGGGGCGCAGGTTCTCCTCCTGCTCGCCGAGCATGCCGATGTGCCGCCAGGCCCGGACCGCGGCTTCCTGGAGGATGTCCTCGGCGCGGTCCCAGTCGCCGCCGAGCAGCCGGGCCGCGAAGCGCATCAGCACCGTGCCGTACTGCTCGTAGATCATGCGCACGAAGCTCTCGCCGTCCCGGTCGACAGGCCGCCCGGGGCCGGACGGGCCGACGGGACGGGACGGCTCGCGCGCCGCGGTGGCGGATCTGTCCACCTGGGCACTTGTGGTTTGCCCCATGACGTTCGAGACCCCCATGTGTTGTCCGCCGCCGACTCGGGTGGTCTGCTCTTGACGGATCATCGTCAGTGTGTGGCAGCGGACTTGGCCGGTACTTGTCGTCGTCTTGCCGGGAATTGGCGCTCTTTTGTGAACCACTCCGCACAGGAGCACGTTCGTCGTCGAGTGACCGGCGTGACCGGCGTGGGCGCCGTCATGACGCCGACCCCGTACCTCCGACACACAAGGACACGTGATGGCGAACCCCTGGGCCGGACTGACCCTCGATGACTGGACCGATCTCGCCGAGATCGAAGGCCGCCTGGAGAGCGGAGCCGATCCCCGTCACCCGTCGCTGCTGCACGACGCGGCCGAATACGGATCCCCGGAAGTCGTCGCCCTGCTCGCCGAGCTGGTGGACGACCTGGATGTCACGGCCGACGCGCACACCGCACTGTTCCGGGCC includes the following:
- a CDS encoding sigma-70 family RNA polymerase sigma factor; the protein is MDRSATAAREPSRPVGPSGPGRPVDRDGESFVRMIYEQYGTVLMRFAARLLGGDWDRAEDILQEAAVRAWRHIGMLGEQEENLRPWLFTVVRNLVIDDHRARLIRPATACPLDRVTLPVADEIERTLTRHIVHDALTDLTPQQRQILHHMHFLGHSVAEAAAALGIAQGTVKSRTYYAVRALKAALEKRGIQS
- a CDS encoding ricin-type beta-trefoil lectin domain protein — protein: MSDKPSDKPRNRLRSKLRTAAYGAAGGLALTAVLVSAPAQASASSTLNYRNAHTGLCLAGATDRTVSQYSCSVASQFAPGVTWQWVNDAPLGLLKNTATGMCLDTNGADVYLSGCNTADRGQLWMYTAGSYQLTSLLAGGALTGWNAGTVSVSPVGDVDVINKQHWSM
- a CDS encoding ricin-type beta-trefoil lectin domain protein, with amino-acid sequence MKNLKNMKSEKNAGAKKNGLRTLGLGAAGALALTALVSGTTPASAASYTSFKNAHTGLCLAGATDRTVSQYSCSTQDSAAIAWTLTNNVAPFPFGMLKNSKTGMCLDTNGADVYLSGCVSEDAGQSWWFNGDKVVSLLNGRSLTGWNADGVAVVADGEADVLNKQRWSW